The proteins below come from a single Oceaniferula flava genomic window:
- a CDS encoding NarK family nitrate/nitrite MFS transporter, whose product MSNTQLNPLNVKNPSIRTLHFTWVAFFITFVVWFTHAPLGSVLTEAFGMSKAQWKALLILNVALTIPARVVIGMLVDKLGPRKTYSALLIISGVLCALFASAQTYEQLAMARFAMGFVGAGFVIGIRMVGEWFPARQVGLAEGVYGGWGNFGSAAAAMTMPSLALAFGGENGWRYALYSVGAIASLYGVFYYIVARDTPKGSTYFKPKKSGGMEVSTPRDFYFLLVMTVPMYLALAVLGWKLSPTGVGLLSQTAVNIIYVGLAALFAFQASQIYRVNKEMLKNGGVGEMFRFKFKQVAILDLNYFVTFGSELAVVSMLPFFFMDTFGLSAVTAGLLASGFAFMNLVARPAGGLISDKLGRRKSLLIFMVGLAVGYFLMSQIDAGWAIPLAVGVTMLCSFFVQSGEGAVFAIVPLVQRRMTGQIAGMAGAYGNVGAVVFLTVFSFVNASTFFMIIAASSSLGFVATMFLDEPEGHVAEVMPDGSVEFIEVA is encoded by the coding sequence ATGAGCAACACACAACTCAACCCCCTAAATGTTAAAAACCCGAGCATTCGCACCCTGCACTTCACCTGGGTGGCGTTTTTTATAACATTCGTTGTCTGGTTCACCCACGCGCCTTTGGGCTCGGTGTTGACGGAAGCCTTTGGCATGAGCAAGGCGCAGTGGAAGGCGCTGCTGATCTTAAATGTGGCCCTGACGATCCCTGCACGGGTGGTGATTGGCATGCTGGTGGATAAATTGGGACCACGGAAAACTTACAGTGCGCTGCTCATCATCTCGGGGGTCTTATGCGCCCTGTTTGCATCCGCCCAAACCTACGAACAGCTCGCGATGGCGCGCTTTGCAATGGGGTTTGTGGGGGCTGGATTTGTCATTGGTATCCGCATGGTGGGCGAGTGGTTCCCGGCTCGTCAGGTGGGACTGGCCGAGGGGGTTTACGGCGGCTGGGGGAACTTCGGCTCGGCTGCTGCCGCGATGACCATGCCCTCGCTGGCCTTGGCCTTTGGCGGTGAAAACGGCTGGCGTTACGCTCTTTACAGCGTCGGTGCCATCGCCTCGCTTTACGGAGTTTTCTACTACATCGTGGCCCGCGATACCCCAAAGGGATCGACCTATTTCAAACCGAAAAAAAGTGGAGGCATGGAAGTCAGCACTCCGCGTGACTTCTACTTCCTGCTCGTAATGACGGTGCCGATGTATCTCGCGCTCGCCGTGCTGGGCTGGAAGCTGTCACCGACCGGTGTCGGGCTGCTCAGCCAGACAGCTGTCAATATCATCTACGTCGGCCTCGCCGCGCTGTTTGCCTTCCAGGCCTCGCAGATCTATCGCGTGAACAAGGAGATGCTGAAAAATGGAGGCGTGGGCGAGATGTTCCGGTTCAAGTTCAAGCAGGTTGCCATTTTGGATTTGAACTACTTTGTCACTTTCGGTTCCGAACTGGCGGTGGTCTCGATGCTGCCATTTTTCTTCATGGACACCTTTGGCCTCAGTGCGGTGACCGCCGGCCTGCTGGCTTCCGGATTTGCCTTCATGAACCTGGTCGCACGCCCGGCAGGTGGCTTGATTTCTGATAAACTGGGAAGACGCAAGAGTCTGCTGATCTTCATGGTGGGGCTGGCTGTGGGTTATTTCCTGATGAGCCAGATCGATGCCGGTTGGGCAATCCCACTCGCCGTGGGAGTCACCATGCTTTGTTCCTTCTTTGTGCAGTCTGGTGAGGGTGCCGTGTTTGCCATCGTGCCGCTGGTGCAGCGTCGGATGACCGGCCAGATTGCAGGGATGGCAGGAGCCTACGGCAACGTGGGAGCGGTGGTGTTCCTGACCGTGTTTTCCTTCGTCAATGCCTCCACTTTCTTCATGATCATCGCCGCGTCGAGCTCGCTGGGTTTTGTGGCCACCATGTTCCTTGACGAGCCGGAAGGGCACGTCGCCGAGGTCATGCCTGATGGTTCTGTGGAATTCATCGAAGTCGCATGA
- a CDS encoding protein kinase domain-containing protein has product MSELPHCHPSPSDVKLAGMKNHSPAPSRLRVEAGQCSLCGPKEQNEDCTGVRVPDDAVVATKGIAAVVADGVSAANGGKVAGEMCVQGFLSDYFCTPETWTVKTSAQRVLDSLNRWLYGQGSAEGFSDEKGYVSTHSSLVLCSRTGFIFHVGDSRIYRVRDGEIEQLTRDHRSMVSKASFLNRAMGLSLNLKVDYREADLQVDDLFILCTDGVHDFISDQEIRKLADSEGCLDDIAAAMAQRALDSGGDDNTTCVLVKVESLPDSNYEEAQRVVSERPFPPLLAPGMKIDGLEVEEVMVESKRSQLYRVRDLNDGRMLVMKTPSVNFKDDPEYIERFAAEEWVGKRVEHKNLVRVIDRDSKPTFLYYLMESLDGQNLADWLHGHQGRPPIDEVVAIVRQIVSGVRALHRKEVLHQDLKLENIIVDAEGKVTVIDYGSCRIAGLRERLGRQDDDALGTLDFSAPEYRMPTSSRIGPRADQFSIAMIAYHLLSGGKCPYGEKWAKAKSPKDFSQLEYVPLYHHYPMVPVWLDGAVARAVEIVPGARYQGMSEWVYDLEHPSDSYSMASYLPLIERNPVKFWQTVSAVLAGIIILLLVIK; this is encoded by the coding sequence ATGAGTGAACTTCCCCATTGCCATCCCTCCCCGTCTGATGTGAAGCTGGCTGGGATGAAAAATCATAGCCCTGCCCCGTCTCGACTCCGCGTTGAGGCGGGGCAGTGTTCTTTGTGTGGTCCGAAGGAGCAAAACGAAGACTGCACCGGCGTGCGAGTGCCGGACGATGCGGTGGTCGCTACCAAAGGCATTGCCGCAGTGGTTGCCGATGGGGTCAGCGCGGCCAACGGCGGCAAGGTGGCCGGCGAGATGTGTGTCCAAGGTTTTCTCTCCGATTACTTCTGCACGCCAGAGACTTGGACGGTGAAGACCTCTGCGCAGCGGGTCTTGGATAGCCTCAACCGCTGGCTCTACGGGCAGGGGAGTGCCGAGGGCTTCAGCGATGAAAAAGGCTACGTCTCCACCCACAGTTCACTGGTGCTCTGTTCGCGCACCGGCTTCATTTTCCACGTCGGAGACTCCCGCATTTACCGCGTCAGAGATGGTGAGATCGAGCAGCTGACACGCGACCACCGATCGATGGTTTCCAAAGCGAGCTTTTTGAATAGGGCCATGGGCTTGAGCCTTAACTTGAAAGTGGATTACCGCGAGGCGGACCTGCAAGTGGATGATCTGTTCATCCTCTGCACCGATGGCGTGCACGATTTTATCAGCGACCAAGAAATTCGCAAATTGGCCGATTCCGAAGGCTGCCTCGATGACATCGCTGCCGCCATGGCGCAGCGGGCACTGGACAGCGGTGGCGACGACAACACCACCTGTGTGCTGGTGAAGGTGGAAAGCCTTCCGGACAGCAACTACGAAGAAGCCCAGAGGGTGGTGAGTGAGCGTCCGTTTCCTCCTTTGTTGGCTCCGGGGATGAAAATCGACGGACTGGAAGTGGAGGAGGTGATGGTGGAAAGTAAACGCAGCCAGCTCTACCGGGTGCGCGATCTCAACGACGGACGCATGCTGGTGATGAAAACTCCATCGGTGAATTTCAAAGACGACCCAGAATACATCGAACGCTTTGCCGCCGAGGAATGGGTGGGCAAACGGGTGGAGCACAAGAACTTGGTGCGCGTGATCGACCGCGATAGCAAACCGACCTTTCTCTACTACCTGATGGAATCACTCGACGGGCAAAACCTGGCCGACTGGTTGCACGGTCATCAAGGCCGGCCACCGATCGATGAAGTGGTCGCCATCGTCCGGCAGATTGTTTCCGGCGTGCGGGCGCTGCACCGCAAGGAGGTGCTGCATCAGGATTTGAAATTGGAAAACATCATCGTCGATGCCGAGGGCAAGGTAACGGTGATCGATTACGGTTCCTGCCGGATCGCTGGCCTGCGTGAACGCCTTGGTCGTCAGGATGACGACGCTCTCGGCACGCTTGATTTTTCAGCTCCGGAGTATCGGATGCCGACGTCCAGCAGGATTGGCCCGCGGGCGGATCAATTTTCCATCGCGATGATTGCCTATCACCTGCTCAGCGGTGGCAAGTGCCCCTACGGTGAGAAATGGGCGAAGGCAAAGAGCCCCAAGGATTTTAGCCAGCTGGAATACGTGCCGCTTTACCATCACTACCCGATGGTGCCGGTGTGGCTCGATGGTGCGGTGGCGCGGGCGGTGGAAATCGTCCCCGGCGCCCGTTATCAGGGTATGAGTGAGTGGGTCTACGATCTCGAGCACCCCAGCGATTCCTATTCCATGGCTTCGTATTTGCCATTGATCGAGCGCAATCCGGTGAAGTTCTGGCAGACTGTATCGGCGGTGCTCGCCGGGATCATTATCCTGCTACTGGTGATTAAATGA
- a CDS encoding DmsC/YnfH family molybdoenzyme membrane anchor subunit, whose amino-acid sequence MPLATHKNDEYSFSKKPYVLGDDQLNLIEEFLREQQELTAVDRFSQKHASTPGHAQKNYYQDLIPIRKPSTGEQYAFEVDLDKCTGCKACVVACHSLNGLNDQESWRDIGSIRGVVDGVAEQQTVTTACHHCADPACLNGCPVGAYEKEKDTGVVRHLDDQCIGCQYCSLKCPYDVPKYDKSLGIVRKCDMCHERLAEGEAPACVQSCPSGAIQIKVVQTSGVHEAAKGGRRMLPGAFQSEYTKPTTVFRSKRKLDATMQASDEYELTPAHSHLPLVTMLMLTQVAVGLSLVDGIGRLLAPERFTNLHLPLLLAAVLLGKVGLIASFTHLGSPKGAWRCFLGLKTSWLSREVILFGAWMPALMLSLAVAAWPHLYGWAPTAAQAILPSVLPGWFALATSALAVLLGLVSVFCSIMVYVDTRRAFWSMGKTLGRFGGTMLLGGFTGLCAAELIFADSVTVFAVTGVLLSLVLKLVTEIRQLTPAKQDEWSYAKKSALLQLQPLSSVLKLRWLTLTAAMLAVALAILVPPLAVTGAVVACISLLASEWLERKLFFQAVVTLKMPGELSRPH is encoded by the coding sequence ATGCCCCTAGCCACACACAAGAATGACGAGTACAGCTTCTCGAAAAAGCCCTATGTACTCGGTGACGATCAGCTGAATCTGATCGAGGAGTTCTTGCGTGAACAGCAGGAGCTGACCGCTGTGGACCGCTTTAGCCAGAAGCATGCCTCCACCCCCGGTCACGCGCAGAAAAATTACTACCAAGACCTGATCCCGATCCGCAAACCGTCGACCGGTGAGCAGTATGCCTTCGAGGTGGATCTCGACAAATGCACCGGCTGCAAAGCCTGTGTGGTGGCCTGCCACAGCTTGAACGGGCTGAACGATCAGGAAAGCTGGCGCGATATCGGATCGATCCGTGGCGTCGTCGATGGCGTGGCCGAGCAGCAGACGGTGACCACGGCCTGTCACCACTGCGCCGATCCTGCCTGCCTCAATGGCTGCCCGGTGGGCGCCTACGAAAAGGAAAAGGACACCGGGGTGGTGCGCCACCTCGACGACCAATGCATCGGCTGCCAATACTGCTCGCTGAAGTGTCCTTATGACGTGCCGAAATACGACAAGTCCCTGGGGATTGTGAGGAAATGCGATATGTGCCACGAGCGCCTCGCCGAAGGGGAAGCCCCGGCATGTGTGCAATCCTGCCCCAGCGGAGCCATCCAAATCAAAGTGGTGCAAACCAGCGGCGTGCACGAGGCGGCGAAGGGAGGACGGCGGATGCTGCCCGGAGCATTTCAGTCGGAATACACCAAGCCGACCACCGTTTTCCGCAGCAAGCGCAAGCTGGACGCAACCATGCAGGCGAGCGATGAATATGAGCTCACTCCGGCGCACTCGCACCTGCCGCTGGTGACCATGCTGATGCTCACTCAGGTGGCTGTCGGGCTGTCATTGGTCGATGGCATCGGGCGGCTGTTAGCTCCCGAACGATTTACCAACTTGCATCTTCCGCTGCTGCTTGCGGCTGTGTTGTTAGGAAAGGTAGGCCTGATTGCCAGCTTCACCCACCTCGGCAGTCCGAAGGGTGCCTGGCGTTGTTTCCTCGGTCTGAAAACCTCCTGGCTGAGTCGAGAGGTGATTCTCTTTGGTGCGTGGATGCCGGCGTTGATGCTGTCCCTGGCTGTGGCCGCGTGGCCACATCTCTACGGCTGGGCTCCGACAGCTGCACAGGCAATTTTACCGAGCGTCCTCCCAGGCTGGTTCGCGTTGGCGACTTCGGCATTGGCTGTTTTGTTAGGTCTGGTGAGCGTGTTCTGTTCGATCATGGTCTACGTCGATACCCGCCGCGCATTTTGGTCGATGGGTAAAACGCTCGGCCGCTTTGGAGGCACGATGTTGTTAGGAGGTTTCACCGGTCTCTGCGCTGCGGAGTTGATCTTTGCGGACTCGGTCACGGTCTTTGCTGTGACGGGTGTATTGCTCTCGCTGGTGCTCAAGCTGGTCACTGAGATCCGGCAGCTGACACCGGCGAAGCAGGACGAGTGGAGTTATGCCAAGAAAAGCGCACTGCTGCAGCTGCAGCCGCTGAGTTCGGTGCTGAAACTTCGCTGGCTGACACTCACGGCGGCGATGCTGGCGGTGGCTCTGGCGATCCTGGTTCCCCCGCTGGCGGTGACCGGCGCCGTGGTGGCCTGTATTTCCCTGCTCGCCAGCGAGTGGCTCGAGCGTAAGCTGTTCTTCCAGGCCGTGGTCACTCTGAAGATGCCCGGTGAGCTGAGCCGTCCGCATTAA